A genomic segment from Bacteroidota bacterium encodes:
- a CDS encoding FAD-dependent monooxygenase has protein sequence MERIHIIGGGLSGSLMAVYLAKRGFDVHVFERRPDLRSNRISAGKSINLALSNRGIKALEKVGLADEILSDGIPMYGRMMHSIEGKLSYQPYGKEGQAIYSVSRGRLNIKLLELADEYPNITLYFNHRCVDVDIENGTSTFVDENGSTVQYKADRILGTDGAFAATRGRLQITDRFNYSQDYLKHGYKELSIPAGEGGKFLIEKNALHIWPRSSFMMIALPNPAGDFTCTLFLPFEGGEYNFKTLNNPDAVAAFFNNQFPDAVSMMPGLLEDFATNPTSSLVTVRCFPWVREDKIALMGDAAHAVVPFYGQGMNCSFEDCVVMDECIENFGTDWAKVFGNYQELRKTNADAIADLALQNFVEMRDLVGHPDFLRKKQVEHDLTELYPDVFKSQYELVTFTTTPYRKALEQGAVNDKILATIINNNVDVNNRDAVLDIINKTTLTAN, from the coding sequence ATGGAAAGAATACATATAATTGGCGGGGGGCTTTCAGGCTCATTAATGGCAGTATATCTAGCTAAACGGGGCTTTGATGTTCATGTGTTCGAACGTCGTCCTGATTTACGCAGCAACCGCATCTCGGCAGGAAAGTCAATTAACCTTGCGCTATCCAACAGAGGCATAAAAGCCCTTGAAAAAGTAGGATTGGCTGATGAAATACTTTCTGACGGTATCCCAATGTATGGACGTATGATGCACAGCATTGAGGGTAAACTAAGCTACCAACCTTACGGAAAAGAAGGGCAAGCCATTTATTCAGTATCACGCGGCAGGTTGAACATAAAATTGCTTGAACTGGCCGATGAATACCCTAATATCACCTTGTATTTTAACCACCGTTGCGTGGACGTTGATATTGAAAACGGCACCTCGACCTTTGTTGATGAAAACGGAAGCACCGTTCAATATAAAGCCGACCGCATACTAGGCACCGATGGTGCTTTTGCAGCTACAAGGGGCCGACTGCAAATTACCGACCGCTTTAACTACTCGCAAGACTACTTAAAGCATGGATATAAAGAGCTTTCCATACCTGCAGGTGAGGGCGGCAAATTTTTGATTGAGAAAAACGCCTTGCACATCTGGCCTCGCAGCAGCTTTATGATGATTGCACTACCTAACCCTGCGGGCGATTTTACTTGCACTCTCTTCTTACCATTTGAGGGTGGCGAATACAACTTTAAAACACTTAACAACCCCGATGCTGTAGCGGCATTCTTTAACAACCAATTCCCTGATGCGGTTTCAATGATGCCCGGTTTGTTGGAAGATTTTGCCACCAACCCCACATCGTCACTGGTAACCGTAAGGTGTTTCCCTTGGGTTCGCGAAGACAAAATTGCATTGATGGGCGATGCAGCCCACGCTGTGGTTCCATTCTACGGCCAAGGCATGAATTGCAGTTTTGAAGATTGTGTGGTAATGGATGAGTGTATAGAGAACTTTGGCACTGATTGGGCGAAGGTGTTCGGGAATTATCAGGAACTACGTAAAACCAATGCGGATGCAATTGCAGACCTTGCTTTGCAAAACTTTGTTGAAATGCGCGACTTAGTGGGACATCCCGACTTTTTGCGCAAGAAACAAGTGGAACATGATTTAACTGAATTGTACCCCGATGTTTTCAAATCGCAGTATGAGTTGGTAACCTTTACAACCACCCCTTACCGCAAAGCATTGGAGCAAGGTGCAGTTAACGATAAAATATTGGCTACCATTATTAATAATAATGTTGACGTGAACAACCGCGATGCGGTACTTGACATCATTAATAAAACTACATTAACGGCAAACTAA
- a CDS encoding DnaJ domain-containing protein → MATRFGKWVGGGLGWVLGGPIGGIVGFVVGSMFDVSEIDIDEINRQEGRSQPGDFALTLVVLAGAVMKADGQKLKSELNYIKDFFKRTYGPEKTGELMIVLRETIDQPYSLRDVCVQIKANMIHAARLQLLHFLVGIAYADGKIELSELNLLQQIAGYLGISLQDFQSVTAMFLQDTGSAYKVLEIDEEATDEEVKKAYRKMALKYHPDKVAHLGEEVVTGAKEKFQQLTEAYETIKKQRNIK, encoded by the coding sequence ATGGCTACAAGATTCGGCAAATGGGTAGGCGGCGGATTAGGATGGGTACTTGGAGGCCCTATTGGGGGTATTGTGGGGTTTGTTGTAGGATCGATGTTTGATGTTTCTGAAATTGATATTGACGAAATAAACAGGCAAGAAGGTCGCTCGCAACCGGGCGACTTTGCGTTGACCTTGGTTGTACTGGCCGGTGCAGTGATGAAAGCCGACGGCCAAAAGTTAAAATCGGAACTTAATTACATTAAGGACTTTTTTAAACGAACCTACGGCCCTGAAAAGACCGGAGAGTTGATGATAGTGCTGCGTGAAACCATCGACCAACCCTACTCGTTACGCGACGTTTGTGTGCAAATAAAAGCCAACATGATTCATGCAGCCCGTTTGCAACTGCTGCATTTTTTAGTAGGTATTGCCTATGCCGACGGTAAAATAGAGTTATCAGAGCTTAACCTTTTGCAACAAATTGCAGGGTATTTGGGCATCAGCCTTCAAGATTTTCAATCAGTAACGGCAATGTTTTTGCAGGATACCGGAAGTGCCTACAAAGTGCTTGAAATAGACGAGGAAGCTACTGACGAAGAGGTGAAAAAGGCCTACCGAAAAATGGCACTGAAATACCACCCCGATAAAGTGGCTCATTTAGGCGAGGAAGTGGTAACAGGTGCTAAAGAAAAGTTCCAGCAACTTACAGAAGCATACGAAACCATTAAGAAACAACGTAATATTAAGTAA